A window of Hippoglossus stenolepis isolate QCI-W04-F060 chromosome 18, HSTE1.2, whole genome shotgun sequence contains these coding sequences:
- the LOC118098209 gene encoding glutathione hydrolase 5 proenzyme — protein sequence MAKLKSCLLSCCILACVVCTVVVLCGWIASRVETTCPSGCFRRAAVSADSQRCSDIGRRMLQQGGSAVDGTIAALLCTSLVNPQSMGIGGGSIVTIRNKTGSVKVYNFRETVPHSFKKDLLKDCPNKFEPSTGSQWIGVPGELRGYEAIHKKYGKLPWAKLFEPTIRLAREGFPLPQYLGKLLNIPLVKHIVENSSLCFDQVMCNEKKTVLSHGDTLKFSKLAETMETVAVEGADAFYTGQIGKDLIQDIKDEDGTLTMEDLKSFKVREEDAWTVPLGNTKMHIPPPPAGGAMLGFVLRLMKEFSLTPNYLKGEKKIQMYHLYIEALKFANGQKRNIRDPDFNDKKSADHLNDPSFITHIREMISNRTHEKSYYYKVPPPPDQVGTTHVSVMDEDGLVVSATSTINQLFGGGFYSPRTGIILNNELADFCGRADSMRAGEQPPSSMTPVILESESGGLLVIGGSGGSMILSAVASSLINHLWLGMSLEDAITAPIVYVDANNNVNFEPGFDKTVSDGLMGLGHQVGTWEYFLNVVNALEKDKDCIVAVSDKRKFGVSSGY from the exons ATGGCTAAATTAAAGTCCTGTCTGTTGAGCTGCTGTATCCTGGCGTGCGTGGTTTGCACCGTGGTTGTGCTCTGCGGGTGGATCGCGTCACGGGTGGAGACCACATGTCCCAGCGGCTGCTTCAGGCGCGCGGCCGTGTCTGCTGACTCGCAGCGCTGCTCTGACATTGGCAG GCGCATGCTGCAGCAGGGCGGGTCGGCAGTAGATGGCACCATTGCAGCTCTTCTGTGCACGTCCTTGGTCAATCCTCAGAGCATGGGGATCGGAGGAGGGTCTATAGTCactataagaaataaaacag GCAGCGTTAAGGTCTACAACTTCAGAGAGACGGTCCCGCATTCATTCAAAAAAGACCTGTTGAAAGACTGTCCCAATAAATTCGAACCTTCCACAG GCAGCCAGTGGATCGGCGTGCCCGGAGAGCTGCGGGGCTACGAGGCCATTCACAAAAAGTACGGGAAGCTGCCCTGGGCCAAGCTGTTCGAGCCCACAATCAGACTGGCCAGAGAGGGATTCCCTTTGCCGCAGTATCTGGGAAAACTCCTGAATATCCCTTTGGTGAAACACATCGTGGAAAACTCATCTCTCTG TTTTGATCAAGTTATGTGCAACGAGAAGAAAACTGTTCTGAGCCATGGAGACACCCTGAAGTTTTCTAAACTAGCTGAAACCATGGAAACCGTAGCGGTGGAGGGGGCAGATGCCTTCTACACTGGCCAGATAGGAAAAGACTTAATCCAAGACATAAAAGACGAAG ATGGGACGTTAACAATGGAGGATCTAAAGTCGTTCAAGGTGCGGGAGGAGGATGCATGGACGGTGCCTTTAGGAAATACTAAAATGCACATCCCGCCACCGCCTGCTGGGGGCGCCATGCTTGGCTTCGTTCTCAGACTCATGAAAG AGTTTTCCTTGACTCCAAACTACTTGAAAGgtgaaaaaaagattcagatgTACCATCTTTACATAGAGGCACTTAAATTCGCTAACGGACAAAAGAGGAACATCAGAGATCCTGACTTTAATGACAAAAAG AGTGCAGATCATCTGAATGATCCCTCCTTCATTACTCACATCAGAGAGATGATCTCAAACCGAACCCATGAGAAATCCTACTACTACAAAGTCCCGCCGCCTCCCGATCAAGTCGGGACAACACACGTGTCCGTCATGGATGAAGACGGCCTGGTCGTCTCGGCCACCAGCACCATAAACCAATT ATTCGGAGGAGGCTTTTACTCCCCACGGACGGGCATCATCCTCAACAATGAGCTGGCCGACTTCTGTGGGCGAGCAGACTCAATGAGGGCAG GTGAACAGCCTCCCTCCTCGATGACTCCAGTGATACTGGAGTCAGAGTCTGGAGGACTCCTCGTGATTGGTGGATCAGGAGGAAGCATGATCCTCTCAGCGGTTGCCTCG TCTTTAATAAATCACCTGTGGCTGGGGATGAGTCTGGAAGACGCCATCACTGCTCCCATCGTGTATGTTGATGCGAATAACAATGTGAACTTTGAGCCTGGTTTTGATAAG actgtGAGCGATGGCCTCATGGGTCTTGGACACCAAGTTGGAACCTGGGAATACTTCCTCAATGTAGTCAATGCTTtggagaaagacaaagactgCATTGTAGCTGTATCAGACAAAAGAAAGTTTGGAGTGTCGTCTGGATACTGA
- the LOC124855063 gene encoding glutathione hydrolase 5 proenzyme-like, whose translation MGKLKYCLLSCCILVCVVCTVVVLCGWITCPSGCFRRAAVSADSQRCSDIGRRMLQQGGSAVDGTIAALLCTSLVNPQSMGIGGGSIVTIRNKKGSVKVYNFRETVPHSFKKDLLKDCPNKFEPSTGEQSGESMSNH comes from the exons ATGGGTAAATTAAAGTACTGTCTGTTGAGCTGCTGTATCCTGGTGTGCGTGGTTTGCACCGTGGTTGTGCTCTGCGGGTGGATCACATGTCCCAGCGGCTGCTTCAGGCGCGCGGCCGTGTCTGCTGACTCGCAGCGCTGCTCTGACATTGGCAG GCGCATGCTGCAGCAGGGCGGGTCGGCAGTAGATGGCACCATTGCAGCTCTTCTGTGCACGTCCTTGGTCAATCCTCAGAGCATGGGGATCGGAGGAGGGTCTATAGTCactataagaaataaaaaag GCAGCGTTAAGGTCTACAACTTCAGAGAGACGGTCCCGCATTCATTCAAAAAAGACCTGTTGAAAGACTGTCCCAATAAATTCGAACCTTCCACAGGTGAGCAGAGTGGAGAATCAATGTCAAATCACTAA
- the ggt1b gene encoding glutathione hydrolase 1 proenzyme produces the protein MVKKTIFAALAIVLLAAVATFVGVFFTVGRKKLPVLTVYSKAAVAADAGPCSEVGRDILLKGGSAVDASIAALLCVGLMNAHSMGIGGGLFFTIYNATTGKVETIDARETAPRNATEDMFGNSTDSAQRGVLSIAVPGEIRGYEMAHRRHGKLPWKDLFQPSIGLAENGFPLGRALASALSKNKQTIIDDTALCEVFCGKEGEVLKENETIKFTKLAQTYKRIAEEGPDAFYQGTLAQNLVTDIQTKGGIITMEDLRDYKAVLDEDPLSVDVGEYKMAVPNAPASGPVLSLILNILNGYNFTSDSMGSTGNKILTYHRIVEAFRFAYAKRTLLGDQKFLNITGHIQNMTSSFYANELRARITDDTTHPINYYEPEFYVPDNHGTSHMSVVAEDGSAVAATSTINHFLGSKVMSGSTGILLNNEMDDFSSPLITNGFGVPPSPNNFIRPGKRPMSSMCPTILFDKNNKVKMVVGGSGGTKITTSIAQVRHKPHLGGVVKELPVAGVFAVFQVILNTLFFNYDLEKAVSQPRLHNQLSPNATVAEPAFDKDVLKGLALKHHETEFLKSSGAVVQAVVRQEDGLHAQSDPRKWAYAAGY, from the exons ATGGTCAAGAAGACAATATTTGCGGCCCTGGCGATAGTGCTGTTGGCGGCCGTTGCCACCTTTGTGGGCGTCTTCTTCACCGTGGGGAGAAAGAAGCTCCCAGTTCTGACTGTGTACTCGAAGGCAGCTGTGGCAGCAGATGCTGGGCCGTGTTCAGAGGTCGGCAG agATATCCTGCTGAAAGGAGGCTCTGCAGTAGATGCCTCCATAGCTGCTTTACTCTGTGTTGGACTCATGAACGCTCACAGTATGGGCATCGGAGGAGGACTTTTCTTCACAATCTACAATGCAACAACTG GTAAAGTTGAGACCATCGATGCCAGGGAGACGGCACCACGCAATGCAACAGAGGACATGTTTGGAAACAGTACAGATTCAGCTCAGAGAG GAGTGTTGTCTATTGCTGTACCAGGGGAGATTCGAGGTTACGAGATGGCACACAGGCGGCATGGTAAACTGCCGTGGAAAGACTTGTTCCAGCCGAGCATTGGTCTTGCAGAAAACGGTTTTCCTCTGGGCAGGGCACTCGCCTCTGCTCTGTCCAAAAACAAGCAAACGATCATCGATGACACAGCTCTGTG tgaagtgttttgtgggAAAGAGGGTGAAGTCCTGAAAGAAAACGAAACCATTAAATTTACCAAGCTTGCTCAAACCTATAAGAGGATAGCTGAGGAGGGTCCGGATGCTTTCTACCAGGGAACACTGGCTCAGAACCTTGTCACTGATATTCAAACCAAAG GCGGTATCATCACAATGGAGGATCTGAGGGATTATAAGGCTGTCTTGGATGAGGATCCGTTAAGTGTGGATGTGGGGGAGTACAAAATGGCTGTTCCAAATGCCCCCGCGAGCGGCCCTGTGCTCTCGCTGATATTAAACATCCTGAATG GGTACAACTTCACCTCGGACAGTATGGGAAGCACTGGGAATAAGATCCTCACGTACCATCGCATCGTGGAGGCCTTTCGCTTTGCTTATGCAAAGAGGACGTTGCTCGGGGATCAGAAGTTTCTCAACATCACCGGT CACATCCAGAATATGACTTCAAGTTTCTATGCCAACGAGCTGCGTGCAAGGATCACAGACGATACCACACATCCCATTAATTACTATGAGCCGGAGTTTTACGTGCCTGACAACCACGGGACCTCGCACATGTCCGTGGTGGCAGAAGATGGAAGCGCTGTGGCGGCCACCAGCACCATCAACCACTT TTTGGGCTCCAAAGTCATGTCAGGATCAACGGGGATACTTCTCAACAACGAGATGGACGACTTCAGCTCTCCGCTCATCACAAACGGCTTTGGAGTGCCTCCTTCACCCAACAACTTCATCAGGCCAG GGAAAAGGCCGATGTCGTCTATGTGTCCAACCATCCTCTTCGATAAAAACAACAAGGTGAAGATGGTGGTCGGAGGCTCGGGAGGAACGAAAATCACGACTTCTATCGCTCAGGTAAGACACAAACCTCA TCTTGGTGGTGTTGTTAAGGAACTGCCCGTGGCtggtgtgtttgctgtgttccAGGTGATTCTGAACACACTGTTCTTCAACTACGATCTGGAAAAAGCTGTGTCACAGCCGAGGCTCCACAACCAGCTGAGTCCCAACGCCACTGTCGCCGAGCCCGCCTTTGACAAA gACGTCCTGAAGGGTTTGGCATTAAAGCACCACGAGACAGAGTTCCTCAAATCGTCAGGAGCTGTGGTGCAGGCGGTGGTTCGTCAGGAGGACGGACTCCACGCTCAGTCGGATCCTCGCAAGTGGGCCTACGCTGCGGGGTACTGA